In Bombus fervidus isolate BK054 chromosome 11, iyBomFerv1, whole genome shotgun sequence, a single genomic region encodes these proteins:
- the Acf gene encoding ATP-dependent chromatin assembly factor large subunit isoform X2: MPLLRKQPFQRLHVSSDFKDDDEVFHCEVTNEIFKDYNEFCERIILCNSLIWSCSITGRTNMTFEEALQCEENAKRSLKEFPMELRIPILYLASKTNRSSFKEMIEDVYQFARDRYFVGEMVEASFTEDSWCDCHVLQVIAPSEQQIKLYNKENNRSPQEQQYHPPAKLFRYEVEQLDSGDSDVSQLMIVEAAQVRRRKQHYSKERNKIFLRQLCEQSEGGIWIVKDNVLLKYAINKVRFDTIFAGPPPDFTSRIKKPVKHKQESIDKFLTTDVSKQKLLEKPNPLKKVNQGGVDIKKFRKPRMNGKFKEDLKAKALEEKAKRKEERVLQNERKKEEKQKSAALAAYIRQWNKPREDLECEDLSPIPEATPVKSSIPNEKFGDSVMILEFLEFFNEELEVSAYFPNGFTLDLLEKALLLKETSGPWSDLLQLLLANIFKYQTDEEDEIHAQASDITNDISTNEGASSMTKAVKLSTIASSWSQVHQGCKLSELTLDHVTLSEILRQHLLCSGGRIGDVATKWRYSQRGGYTNQDDPALFMRINETYILRLLGHCSVHEFELGEKLKVATCLINQLLTFASIRDVIEERREKLHQAKKELKSFLIAEQRKEKEEKERMRDREKDNDGKIPKKVTRGSCEEEKKKEEYENKLKELQEASRDNKMMVYLGSDRAHRRYWRFLSIPGIFVENDEWWSGNCIPDGTPYQPELLDTEAMHAYLKNKFEDEFSDKENSFKKAKRSPKKVSFSDKNILKSPRKDISRKEFKQELFDIRKNLMACTGDKECPVHCKRSELKWSFFGKPEDIEALVNGLSKRGIREGELRNNIIQEMPSLKSVIEECPRHKLNPEVFSEPIKMHPNRISKKNRYENANLNFPSEMAVNIVLELTLRDYILDFEDRVKGGALGNLKVNDREVWRHAISNRKYDKQCDKLVYGTNEIEADIVSNTSLDKIKNETKHSRPGTPDSEVGSINTKTYKDAGKYLGPPNENEMLPDPNQQLAIKQMACAILQLSHAIEQKYLQKPLGATEKDKKWFGEDIREKWEQSLMASASWSQLFVHLSTLENSVAWSRSALNAQCRICRRRRDGDKMLLCDGCNKGHHLYCLQPKLNSVPDGDWYCKVCKPPTKPKEKIKKRKKFEDELEEDVILTKETRHNRAKRVLESEEEGDSVDEELEEDSDDDMDSQQINVCCICKSGGKLINCDTCSNFYHVECIEPPLTRAPRGRWVCSDCKDRKDRKTNIRYVRGRERERDKERLCAAAARSRIHGFAKSLLTTESTDWDDSSTSEDTEPRQTRRAAKRAAEIEQEEDKGTIKGCMGRLQELLSDIRHHRDSWPFLSPVTKDEVPDYHDIISNPMDFGTIKYKLNNNEYETLEHFFSDCHLVFENCQAYNEEHSSVYNYVYRAGIRLLKYYEKRCKELGLTTHGEELLRPPDTKKPKFEENGLAVSEDEEAENIQKSR; encoded by the exons ATGCCGCTTCTTCGTAAACAGCCGTTCCAACGTCTTCACGTTTCATCAGATTTtaaagacgacgacgaagttTTCCACTGTGAGGTTaccaatgaaattttcaaggaCTACAA TGAATTTTGTGAGAGgattattttatgtaactcACTTATATGGTCATGTAGTATAACTGGCAGAACTAACATGACCTTTGAGGAGGCTTTACAATGCGAAGAAAATGCAAAAAGAAGCCTTAAAGAATTTCCTATGGAG CTACGTATACCTATATTATATCTTGCCAGTAAAACAAACAGATCATCCTTTAAAGAAATGATAGAGGATGTATATCAATTTGCAAGGGATCGTTATTTTGTTGGTGAAATGGTTGAAGCAAGTTTTACAGAGGATTCTTGGTGTGATTGTCATGTTCTTCAAGTTATTGCACCTTCAGaacaacaaattaaattatataataaagaaaacaacag GAGCCCACAAGAACAACAGTATCATCCACCGgcaaaattatttcgttatgaaGTGGAACAATTAGACTCTGGAGATTCTGATGTTAGTCAACTCATGATAGTGGAAGCAGCACAAGTGAGAAGAAGGAAACAACACTACAGTAAAGagcgtaataaaatttttttacgtCAGTTATGTGAACAGAGTGAAGGTGGAATATGGATTGTTAAA GataacgttttattaaaatatgcgATTAATAAAGTACGCTTTGATACCATATTTGCTGGTCCTCCTCCAGACTTTACATCACGTATTAAAAAGCCTGTTAAACATAAACAGGAATCAATAGATAAATTTCTTACTACAGATGTATCAAAACAGAAGTTATTAGAAAAACCTAACCCTTTAAAAAAAGTGAATCAAGGAGGAGtggatataaaaaaatttcgcaAACCAAG aatGAATGGGAAATTTAAGGAAGACCTTAAGGCAAAAGCTCTTGAAGAAAAAGCAAAACGCAAAGAAGAAAGAGTATTGCAAAATGAACgtaaaaaggaggaaaaacaaaaatcagcAGCTTTAGCTGCATATATAAGACAATGGAATAAGCCAAGGGAGGATCTTGAATGCGAAGATCTTTCTCCTATCCCAGAAGCTACGCCAGTCAAGAGTAGCATACCTAATGAAAAATTTGGCGATAGTGTAATGATTctagaatttttagaattttttaatgaagaaCTGGAAGTTAGTGCATATTTCCCAAATGGTTTTACTTTAGATCTACTGGAAAAAGCactattattaaaagaaacatcTGGACCTTGGAGTGATCTTCTACAATTACTATTagcaaacatttttaaatatcaaacaGATGAAGAAGATGAAATTCATGCTCAAGCATCTGATATAACAAATGATATTAGCACGAATGAAGGAGCATCATCAATGACAAAAGCTGTAAAACTTTCTACTATAGCATCTAGTTGGAGTCAGGTGCACCAAGGTTGCAAATTATCTGAATTGACATTAGATCATGTAACTTTAAGTGAAATTCTAAGACAACACTTATTGTGCTCTGGAGGGCGAATTGGCGATGTTGCTACTAAGTGGAGATATTCTCAAAgag GTGGTTATACAAATCAAGATGATCCTGCACTGTTTATGAGAATAAACGAGACATACATTTTAAGATTGTTGGGTCATTGTAGTGTTCATGAATTTGAGTTAGGTGAAAAGTTAAAAGTAGCTACATGTTTGATAAATCAGTTACTCACTTTCGCTTCGATACGAGATGTAATAGAAGAAAGACGTGAAAAACTTCATCAAGCAAAGAAAGAATTGAAGTCTTTCTTAATAGCTGaacaaaggaaagaaaaagaagaaaaagaaagaatgagaGATCGAGAAAAAGATAATGATGGTAAAATACCAAAGAAAGTTACGCGTGGTAGTTgtgaagaggaaaaaaagaaagaagaatatgagaataaattaaaagaacttcAGGAAGCATCCAGAGATAATAAAATGATGGTTTATCTAGGTTCTGATAGAGCTCATCGTAGATATTggagatttttatcaataccaG GAATATTTGTAGAGAATGATGAATGGTGGTCTGGTAATTGCATTCCTGATGGTACACCTTATCAACCAGAATTATTAGATACAGAAGCTATGCatgcatatttaaaaaataagtttGAAGATGAGTTTAGTGATAAAGaaaatagttttaaaaaagcaaaaaggTCTCCTAAGAAAGTTTCATTCTCtgacaaaaatattcttaagtCTCCAAGAAAAGATATATCTCGGAAAGAGTTTAAACaagaattatttgatattagaAAAAATCTAATGGCCTGTACAGGAGACAAAGAATGTCCTGTGCATTGCAAGAGATCAGAACTAAAATGGAGTTTCTTTGGAAAGCCGGAAGATATAGAAGCTTTAGTAAATGGTTTAAGTAAACGAGGAATTAGAGAAGGTGAACtcagaaataatattatacaagaaATGCCAAGTTTAAAATCTGTGATTGAGGAATGTCCTAGACATAAACTTAATCCTGAAGTA TTTTCAGAACCTATCAAAATGCATCCTAATAGGATTTCAAAAAAGAATAGATACGAAAATgccaatttaaattttccttcagAAATGGCAGTCAATATTGTTTTAGAATTGACTCTAAGAGATTATATCCTAGATTTTGAAGACAGAGTGAAAGGAGGGGCTTTGGGGAATTTGAAAGTTAATGATCGTGAAGTATGGAGGCACGCAATAAGTAACAGGAAATATGATAAACAATGTGATAAATTAGTGTATGGTACAAATGAAATTGAAGCAGATATTGTTTCTAATACATCTTTAGACAAaatcaaaaatgaaacaaagcATAGTAGACCTGGAACTCCAGATTCAGAAGTCGGAAGTATTAATACAAAAACTTACAAAGATGCAGGAAAATATTTAGGTCCaccaaatgaaaatgaaatgctCCCAGATCCCAATCAGCAGTTAGCCATTAAACAAATGGCTTGTGCTATTTTACAGTTATCTCACGCTATTGAGCAAAAGTACTTACAAAAACCGTTAGGTGCCACtgaaaaagataagaaatgGTTCGGCGAAGACATCAGAGAAAAATGGGAACAATCACTTATGGCATCAGCGAGTTGGTCTCAATTGTTTGTACACTTAAGTACTTTAGAAAATAGTGTTGCATGGAGTAGAAGTGCATTAAATGCTCAGTGTCGAATATGTAGACGACGACGAGACGGCGACAAAATGCTACTATGTGATGGATGCAACAAAGGCCATCATTTATATTGTTTGCAACCAAAACTAAAT AGTGTACCAGATGGAGATTGGTATTGTAAAGTATGTAAACCACCTACAAAAccaaaagagaaaattaaaaagagaaaaaaatttgaagatgaaTTAGAGGAGGACGTAATATTAACCAAAGAAACTCGACATAATCGTGCAAAACGTGTTCTTGAAAGTGAGGAAGAAGGGGATTCAGTTGATGAAGAATTAGAAGAAGATAGTGATGATGATAT GGATAGTCAACAAATAAATGTGTGTTGCATATGTAAAAGCGGTGGAAAATTAATCAACTGCGATACAtgttcaaatttttatcatgTAGAATGTATAGAACCTCCGTTAACAAGAGCACCTCGAGGAAGATGGGTTTGTTCAGACTGCAAGGATAGAAAGGACAGAAAGACAAACATAAGATAtg TGAGGGGGCGTGAAAGGGAAAGGGACAAGGAGAGACTGTGCGCTGCAGCAGCACGCTCTCGCATCCATGGCTTTGCCAAGAGCCTCCTCACTACAGAATCTACAGACTGGGACG atagCAGTACTTCAGAGGATACAGAGCCAAGACAAACCAGAAGAGCAGCTAAAAGAGCTGCTGAAATTGAACAAGAAGAAGATAAGGGAACAATTAAAGGATGTATGGGGAGACTGCAGGAATTACTTTCTGACATTAGGCATCACAGAGATTCGTGGCCATTTCTATCACCTGTTACAAAAGATGAAGTTCCAGATTATCATGATATTATTTCCAATCCTATGGATTTTggtacaattaaatataaacttaataataatgaatatgAAACACTGGAACATTTTTTCAGTGATTGTCATTTAGTGTTTGAAAATTGTCAAGCTTATAACGAAGAACACAGTTCCGTCTACAA ttaCGTATACAGAGCAGGTATCAGATTATTGAAGTACTATGAAAAACGATGCAAAGAATTAGGATTGACGACACATGGTGAAGAATTACTACGACCTCCAGATACAAAGAAGCcaaaattcgaagaaaatggTCTCGCAGTTAGCGAAGATGAAGAagcagaaaatattcaaaaatcaaGATAG
- the Acf gene encoding ATP-dependent chromatin assembly factor large subunit isoform X1, producing the protein MPLLRKQPFQRLHVSSDFKDDDEVFHCEVTNEIFKDYNEFCERIILCNSLIWSCSITGRTNMTFEEALQCEENAKRSLKEFPMELRIPILYLASKTNRSSFKEMIEDVYQFARDRYFVGEMVEASFTEDSWCDCHVLQVIAPSEQQIKLYNKENNSLLHRSPQEQQYHPPAKLFRYEVEQLDSGDSDVSQLMIVEAAQVRRRKQHYSKERNKIFLRQLCEQSEGGIWIVKDNVLLKYAINKVRFDTIFAGPPPDFTSRIKKPVKHKQESIDKFLTTDVSKQKLLEKPNPLKKVNQGGVDIKKFRKPRMNGKFKEDLKAKALEEKAKRKEERVLQNERKKEEKQKSAALAAYIRQWNKPREDLECEDLSPIPEATPVKSSIPNEKFGDSVMILEFLEFFNEELEVSAYFPNGFTLDLLEKALLLKETSGPWSDLLQLLLANIFKYQTDEEDEIHAQASDITNDISTNEGASSMTKAVKLSTIASSWSQVHQGCKLSELTLDHVTLSEILRQHLLCSGGRIGDVATKWRYSQRGGYTNQDDPALFMRINETYILRLLGHCSVHEFELGEKLKVATCLINQLLTFASIRDVIEERREKLHQAKKELKSFLIAEQRKEKEEKERMRDREKDNDGKIPKKVTRGSCEEEKKKEEYENKLKELQEASRDNKMMVYLGSDRAHRRYWRFLSIPGIFVENDEWWSGNCIPDGTPYQPELLDTEAMHAYLKNKFEDEFSDKENSFKKAKRSPKKVSFSDKNILKSPRKDISRKEFKQELFDIRKNLMACTGDKECPVHCKRSELKWSFFGKPEDIEALVNGLSKRGIREGELRNNIIQEMPSLKSVIEECPRHKLNPEVFSEPIKMHPNRISKKNRYENANLNFPSEMAVNIVLELTLRDYILDFEDRVKGGALGNLKVNDREVWRHAISNRKYDKQCDKLVYGTNEIEADIVSNTSLDKIKNETKHSRPGTPDSEVGSINTKTYKDAGKYLGPPNENEMLPDPNQQLAIKQMACAILQLSHAIEQKYLQKPLGATEKDKKWFGEDIREKWEQSLMASASWSQLFVHLSTLENSVAWSRSALNAQCRICRRRRDGDKMLLCDGCNKGHHLYCLQPKLNSVPDGDWYCKVCKPPTKPKEKIKKRKKFEDELEEDVILTKETRHNRAKRVLESEEEGDSVDEELEEDSDDDMDSQQINVCCICKSGGKLINCDTCSNFYHVECIEPPLTRAPRGRWVCSDCKDRKDRKTNIRYVRGRERERDKERLCAAAARSRIHGFAKSLLTTESTDWDDSSTSEDTEPRQTRRAAKRAAEIEQEEDKGTIKGCMGRLQELLSDIRHHRDSWPFLSPVTKDEVPDYHDIISNPMDFGTIKYKLNNNEYETLEHFFSDCHLVFENCQAYNEEHSSVYNYVYRAGIRLLKYYEKRCKELGLTTHGEELLRPPDTKKPKFEENGLAVSEDEEAENIQKSR; encoded by the exons ATGCCGCTTCTTCGTAAACAGCCGTTCCAACGTCTTCACGTTTCATCAGATTTtaaagacgacgacgaagttTTCCACTGTGAGGTTaccaatgaaattttcaaggaCTACAA TGAATTTTGTGAGAGgattattttatgtaactcACTTATATGGTCATGTAGTATAACTGGCAGAACTAACATGACCTTTGAGGAGGCTTTACAATGCGAAGAAAATGCAAAAAGAAGCCTTAAAGAATTTCCTATGGAG CTACGTATACCTATATTATATCTTGCCAGTAAAACAAACAGATCATCCTTTAAAGAAATGATAGAGGATGTATATCAATTTGCAAGGGATCGTTATTTTGTTGGTGAAATGGTTGAAGCAAGTTTTACAGAGGATTCTTGGTGTGATTGTCATGTTCTTCAAGTTATTGCACCTTCAGaacaacaaattaaattatataataaagaaaacaacag TTTGTTACATAGGAGCCCACAAGAACAACAGTATCATCCACCGgcaaaattatttcgttatgaaGTGGAACAATTAGACTCTGGAGATTCTGATGTTAGTCAACTCATGATAGTGGAAGCAGCACAAGTGAGAAGAAGGAAACAACACTACAGTAAAGagcgtaataaaatttttttacgtCAGTTATGTGAACAGAGTGAAGGTGGAATATGGATTGTTAAA GataacgttttattaaaatatgcgATTAATAAAGTACGCTTTGATACCATATTTGCTGGTCCTCCTCCAGACTTTACATCACGTATTAAAAAGCCTGTTAAACATAAACAGGAATCAATAGATAAATTTCTTACTACAGATGTATCAAAACAGAAGTTATTAGAAAAACCTAACCCTTTAAAAAAAGTGAATCAAGGAGGAGtggatataaaaaaatttcgcaAACCAAG aatGAATGGGAAATTTAAGGAAGACCTTAAGGCAAAAGCTCTTGAAGAAAAAGCAAAACGCAAAGAAGAAAGAGTATTGCAAAATGAACgtaaaaaggaggaaaaacaaaaatcagcAGCTTTAGCTGCATATATAAGACAATGGAATAAGCCAAGGGAGGATCTTGAATGCGAAGATCTTTCTCCTATCCCAGAAGCTACGCCAGTCAAGAGTAGCATACCTAATGAAAAATTTGGCGATAGTGTAATGATTctagaatttttagaattttttaatgaagaaCTGGAAGTTAGTGCATATTTCCCAAATGGTTTTACTTTAGATCTACTGGAAAAAGCactattattaaaagaaacatcTGGACCTTGGAGTGATCTTCTACAATTACTATTagcaaacatttttaaatatcaaacaGATGAAGAAGATGAAATTCATGCTCAAGCATCTGATATAACAAATGATATTAGCACGAATGAAGGAGCATCATCAATGACAAAAGCTGTAAAACTTTCTACTATAGCATCTAGTTGGAGTCAGGTGCACCAAGGTTGCAAATTATCTGAATTGACATTAGATCATGTAACTTTAAGTGAAATTCTAAGACAACACTTATTGTGCTCTGGAGGGCGAATTGGCGATGTTGCTACTAAGTGGAGATATTCTCAAAgag GTGGTTATACAAATCAAGATGATCCTGCACTGTTTATGAGAATAAACGAGACATACATTTTAAGATTGTTGGGTCATTGTAGTGTTCATGAATTTGAGTTAGGTGAAAAGTTAAAAGTAGCTACATGTTTGATAAATCAGTTACTCACTTTCGCTTCGATACGAGATGTAATAGAAGAAAGACGTGAAAAACTTCATCAAGCAAAGAAAGAATTGAAGTCTTTCTTAATAGCTGaacaaaggaaagaaaaagaagaaaaagaaagaatgagaGATCGAGAAAAAGATAATGATGGTAAAATACCAAAGAAAGTTACGCGTGGTAGTTgtgaagaggaaaaaaagaaagaagaatatgagaataaattaaaagaacttcAGGAAGCATCCAGAGATAATAAAATGATGGTTTATCTAGGTTCTGATAGAGCTCATCGTAGATATTggagatttttatcaataccaG GAATATTTGTAGAGAATGATGAATGGTGGTCTGGTAATTGCATTCCTGATGGTACACCTTATCAACCAGAATTATTAGATACAGAAGCTATGCatgcatatttaaaaaataagtttGAAGATGAGTTTAGTGATAAAGaaaatagttttaaaaaagcaaaaaggTCTCCTAAGAAAGTTTCATTCTCtgacaaaaatattcttaagtCTCCAAGAAAAGATATATCTCGGAAAGAGTTTAAACaagaattatttgatattagaAAAAATCTAATGGCCTGTACAGGAGACAAAGAATGTCCTGTGCATTGCAAGAGATCAGAACTAAAATGGAGTTTCTTTGGAAAGCCGGAAGATATAGAAGCTTTAGTAAATGGTTTAAGTAAACGAGGAATTAGAGAAGGTGAACtcagaaataatattatacaagaaATGCCAAGTTTAAAATCTGTGATTGAGGAATGTCCTAGACATAAACTTAATCCTGAAGTA TTTTCAGAACCTATCAAAATGCATCCTAATAGGATTTCAAAAAAGAATAGATACGAAAATgccaatttaaattttccttcagAAATGGCAGTCAATATTGTTTTAGAATTGACTCTAAGAGATTATATCCTAGATTTTGAAGACAGAGTGAAAGGAGGGGCTTTGGGGAATTTGAAAGTTAATGATCGTGAAGTATGGAGGCACGCAATAAGTAACAGGAAATATGATAAACAATGTGATAAATTAGTGTATGGTACAAATGAAATTGAAGCAGATATTGTTTCTAATACATCTTTAGACAAaatcaaaaatgaaacaaagcATAGTAGACCTGGAACTCCAGATTCAGAAGTCGGAAGTATTAATACAAAAACTTACAAAGATGCAGGAAAATATTTAGGTCCaccaaatgaaaatgaaatgctCCCAGATCCCAATCAGCAGTTAGCCATTAAACAAATGGCTTGTGCTATTTTACAGTTATCTCACGCTATTGAGCAAAAGTACTTACAAAAACCGTTAGGTGCCACtgaaaaagataagaaatgGTTCGGCGAAGACATCAGAGAAAAATGGGAACAATCACTTATGGCATCAGCGAGTTGGTCTCAATTGTTTGTACACTTAAGTACTTTAGAAAATAGTGTTGCATGGAGTAGAAGTGCATTAAATGCTCAGTGTCGAATATGTAGACGACGACGAGACGGCGACAAAATGCTACTATGTGATGGATGCAACAAAGGCCATCATTTATATTGTTTGCAACCAAAACTAAAT AGTGTACCAGATGGAGATTGGTATTGTAAAGTATGTAAACCACCTACAAAAccaaaagagaaaattaaaaagagaaaaaaatttgaagatgaaTTAGAGGAGGACGTAATATTAACCAAAGAAACTCGACATAATCGTGCAAAACGTGTTCTTGAAAGTGAGGAAGAAGGGGATTCAGTTGATGAAGAATTAGAAGAAGATAGTGATGATGATAT GGATAGTCAACAAATAAATGTGTGTTGCATATGTAAAAGCGGTGGAAAATTAATCAACTGCGATACAtgttcaaatttttatcatgTAGAATGTATAGAACCTCCGTTAACAAGAGCACCTCGAGGAAGATGGGTTTGTTCAGACTGCAAGGATAGAAAGGACAGAAAGACAAACATAAGATAtg TGAGGGGGCGTGAAAGGGAAAGGGACAAGGAGAGACTGTGCGCTGCAGCAGCACGCTCTCGCATCCATGGCTTTGCCAAGAGCCTCCTCACTACAGAATCTACAGACTGGGACG atagCAGTACTTCAGAGGATACAGAGCCAAGACAAACCAGAAGAGCAGCTAAAAGAGCTGCTGAAATTGAACAAGAAGAAGATAAGGGAACAATTAAAGGATGTATGGGGAGACTGCAGGAATTACTTTCTGACATTAGGCATCACAGAGATTCGTGGCCATTTCTATCACCTGTTACAAAAGATGAAGTTCCAGATTATCATGATATTATTTCCAATCCTATGGATTTTggtacaattaaatataaacttaataataatgaatatgAAACACTGGAACATTTTTTCAGTGATTGTCATTTAGTGTTTGAAAATTGTCAAGCTTATAACGAAGAACACAGTTCCGTCTACAA ttaCGTATACAGAGCAGGTATCAGATTATTGAAGTACTATGAAAAACGATGCAAAGAATTAGGATTGACGACACATGGTGAAGAATTACTACGACCTCCAGATACAAAGAAGCcaaaattcgaagaaaatggTCTCGCAGTTAGCGAAGATGAAGAagcagaaaatattcaaaaatcaaGATAG